The Triticum aestivum cultivar Chinese Spring chromosome 7B, IWGSC CS RefSeq v2.1, whole genome shotgun sequence genome window below encodes:
- the LOC123156530 gene encoding protein enabled homolog codes for MPPPLSNPSFPSPAAAPSLPRPLLLPSSRPYLRSPIATPHPPPHPPVPSPALPGSTVHVHGHSRRPQPRPRRPPPPQALSCYNSSRAVKGRRRGKGMAADTAYAKRVLLACNGGADAVLRGVGVGLARHGCRLVLVGDEGALAATVEEVRRSAAEGAAAIAVVGMDLAACDEAATCSFPSRSYPSSCC; via the exons ATGCCGCCACCCCTCTCTAACCCTAGCTtcccgtcgccggcggcggcgccctccctccctcgccctctcctccttccctcctcacGGCCATATCTCCGTTCCCCCATAGccacacctcatcctcctccccaTCCCCCGGTCCCGTCCCCAGCCCTGCCCGGATCCACCGTGCATGTCCACGGCCACAGCCGCCGCCCCCAGCCCCGCCCACGGCGGCCGCCACCACCCCAAGCCTTGTCTTGCTATAACTCTTCACGAGCAgtgaagggaagaagaaggggaaagggGATGGCCGCCGACACTGCCTACGCGAAGCGGGTGCTGCTCGCCTGCAACGGCGGCGCCGACGCCGTCTTGCGGGGGGTCGGCGTCGGCCTCGCCAGGCACGGCTGCAG GCTGGTCCTGGTGGGCGACGAGGGCGCCCTGGCTGCGACGGTGGAGGAGGTGCGGCGCAGCGCGGCAGAAGGGGCGGCGGCCATCGCGGTGGTCGGGATGGACCTCGCGGCCTGCGACGAGGCTGCTACTTGCTCGTTTCCGTCCAG